In one Paraburkholderia megapolitana genomic region, the following are encoded:
- a CDS encoding FecR/PupR family sigma factor regulator: MTTKASRPGPACFDAQSTVEDIRAETREEIRESAIRWLLWLRSGNAGEADFKAFRKWRTQNAEHARAAHEVAWVWRMLGLLARKERSARDERSSRTYSHPPADEKPRVCSRSPREGRVRSY, translated from the coding sequence ATGACGACGAAAGCTTCACGGCCTGGGCCGGCCTGCTTCGACGCGCAGTCGACCGTCGAGGACATCCGCGCGGAAACACGCGAGGAGATTCGCGAGAGCGCCATCCGCTGGCTGCTCTGGTTGCGTTCAGGTAACGCAGGCGAAGCCGACTTCAAGGCGTTTCGGAAATGGCGAACACAAAACGCGGAGCACGCGCGGGCGGCACACGAAGTTGCGTGGGTCTGGCGCATGCTCGGGTTGCTCGCCCGCAAGGAGCGCAGCGCGCGTGACGAAAGATCCTCCCGCACGTATTCACATCCACCCGCCGACGAAAAACCACGTGTATGTTCGCGCTCGCCACGCGAGGGCCGGGTGCGCTCGTATTGA
- a CDS encoding FecR family protein, translated as MMRKAEVDSAASHALDEGSAWLLRLRSEKNVSPADAAAFQQWCVEHPQAAGLLRDTWGALGTAAAEVAREERAAGTAWTGEPSRTVAIRTGRRAFVGFAVAAGASWLALRPPMNLWPAVTDLSSDYRTGTGEQRRVTLSERVTVEMNTQTRLDVLPVSTATRGVELLAGEAEINAVAASPTRAEPARLVTVVAGPGRMQAQVARFNVRRTGDEVCVTCISGSVALDHPRGRVMLAADEQVVYDDRAVRPVSRVDPGAVIAWRRGVLVFNGVPVSEVVDEINRYRSGKVILRNAALGENRLQAQFPITRLDDVIDMLGRLYGAHVTKLPGKIVLLS; from the coding sequence ATGATGAGGAAAGCCGAGGTCGATTCTGCAGCCAGCCACGCGCTCGATGAAGGGAGCGCGTGGCTGTTGCGCTTGCGCTCGGAAAAGAATGTGAGCCCTGCGGATGCCGCGGCCTTCCAGCAATGGTGTGTCGAGCATCCGCAGGCAGCAGGTTTGCTGCGCGATACATGGGGTGCGTTGGGCACCGCCGCGGCGGAAGTGGCGCGCGAGGAGCGCGCTGCGGGCACCGCATGGACGGGCGAGCCGAGCCGCACCGTCGCGATCCGTACCGGCCGGCGCGCATTCGTCGGCTTCGCCGTTGCAGCCGGCGCATCGTGGCTCGCGCTTCGTCCGCCGATGAACCTGTGGCCAGCGGTGACCGATCTCTCGTCGGACTACCGGACGGGCACCGGCGAGCAGCGTCGTGTGACATTGTCTGAGCGCGTGACGGTCGAGATGAACACGCAGACGCGACTGGACGTTCTGCCCGTGAGCACCGCCACACGCGGCGTAGAACTGCTGGCCGGCGAAGCGGAAATCAATGCGGTCGCTGCGTCGCCGACGCGGGCCGAACCCGCGCGGCTCGTCACCGTCGTCGCGGGACCGGGCCGGATGCAGGCGCAGGTCGCACGCTTTAACGTACGGCGCACAGGCGATGAGGTTTGCGTCACCTGCATTTCGGGTTCGGTTGCGCTCGATCATCCGCGCGGACGTGTGATGCTCGCCGCCGACGAGCAGGTGGTCTACGACGATCGCGCGGTACGGCCCGTGTCGCGCGTCGATCCCGGCGCCGTGATTGCGTGGCGTCGCGGTGTGCTCGTGTTCAACGGCGTGCCGGTTTCCGAGGTCGTCGACGAGATCAATCGCTACCGGTCGGGGAAGGTCATCCTTCGAAACGCCGCGCTTGGCGAGAATCGTCTGCAGGCGCAGTTCCCGATCACGCGGCTCGACGATGTGATCGACATGCTCGGCCGGCTCTACGGTGCGCATGTGACGAAGTTGCCCGGAAAGATTGTCTTGCTGAGCTAA
- a CDS encoding RNA polymerase sigma factor encodes MSDTSRSQLRHILASRYTYLVRRLERVTGSKDGAADALHETWLRLESANVSTQVANADAYILGMANNVAIDQHRRERRHTHEDDADPQFEQHDELADPERIVAARRKVDDLKEVLRGLTPRRRAILLAARVDGQLNREIAERFGISLRLVESELSAAMKYCLQRMQDPGESFPDSRSGPRKF; translated from the coding sequence ATGTCCGATACCAGTCGTTCCCAGCTCAGGCATATCCTGGCGTCGCGCTACACGTACCTGGTCCGGCGGCTCGAACGCGTGACCGGGTCGAAGGACGGTGCCGCCGACGCGCTGCACGAAACATGGCTGCGTCTGGAAAGCGCGAACGTTTCCACGCAGGTGGCGAACGCCGACGCGTATATTCTCGGCATGGCGAACAACGTCGCCATCGATCAGCATCGCCGCGAGCGACGTCATACGCACGAAGACGATGCCGACCCGCAGTTCGAACAGCACGACGAACTGGCCGATCCCGAGCGCATCGTGGCCGCGCGACGCAAGGTGGACGATCTGAAGGAAGTGCTGCGTGGCCTGACGCCGCGCCGTCGGGCGATTCTGCTTGCCGCGCGCGTGGACGGGCAGTTGAATCGCGAGATTGCCGAGCGTTTCGGCATTTCGCTGCGTCTCGTGGAAAGCGAGCTCAGTGCTGCGATGAAGTATTGTCTGCAGCGTATGCAGGACCCGGGCGAGTCGTTCCCGGATTCGAGAAGCGGACCACGCAAATTTTGA
- a CDS encoding secretin and TonB N-terminal domain-containing protein: MRRSWTPNGVLALIACLLFTVLTTRCAEAQEGERDSHPSAVHFDLPAQPLAQALQAFAHLTELVVLAPTPLLEGRTSAAVSGDFTPRDALEQMLVSTGLHAEFMGPDEAIIAMQPAEPAAPVADSAAASAVQPDDGIGANEEQRNYAGLLQARLTDALCAQPAAVPGNYRLIAQLRIDNRGAVVAVNMVASSGLASRDAVIVRAMRALKLDSAPPRDLPQPVTIWLRPVDGRVHIRCPQTGAGN; encoded by the coding sequence ATGAGACGTTCATGGACGCCGAACGGCGTCCTGGCGCTAATCGCATGCCTGTTGTTTACCGTCTTGACCACACGCTGCGCCGAAGCACAGGAAGGGGAGCGGGACAGTCATCCGTCCGCGGTGCATTTCGATCTGCCCGCCCAACCTCTGGCTCAGGCATTGCAGGCTTTCGCGCACCTGACGGAACTGGTTGTGCTCGCACCTACTCCGTTGCTGGAAGGGCGCACGAGTGCCGCGGTGAGCGGCGACTTCACGCCGCGCGATGCACTGGAGCAGATGCTGGTGAGTACGGGACTGCACGCGGAATTCATGGGTCCGGACGAGGCGATCATCGCGATGCAGCCGGCCGAACCGGCAGCACCAGTAGCCGACAGCGCGGCGGCGAGCGCCGTGCAACCGGACGACGGGATCGGCGCGAACGAGGAACAAAGGAATTACGCGGGACTGCTGCAGGCGCGTCTAACCGATGCGTTGTGCGCGCAGCCAGCGGCTGTGCCGGGCAACTATCGGCTCATTGCACAGCTACGTATTGACAACAGGGGGGCGGTGGTGGCGGTCAATATGGTGGCATCGAGTGGCCTTGCGTCTCGCGACGCTGTAATCGTGCGTGCCATGCGCGCGCTGAAACTCGATTCGGCGCCGCCGCGCGATTTGCCGCAGCCCGTCACGATCTGGCTGCGTCCGGTGGATGGCCGCGTGCATATCCGTTGTCCACAAACCGGCGCGGGGAACTAG
- the gspH gene encoding type II secretion system minor pseudopilin GspH: protein MQNPTPKSARTRRNQQSGFTLLEMMVVLLIVGMLIAVVTLMPSRNRRTDLTEEAQRLASLLESAGDEAQVRSAPVSWQPMGGGYRFAQRAEDGKWQPMTDDLFKPHRWGAEVTAVSIRYTDGAAVSRVVLGTESMEVPVTIALSSGTTRVLVVGTGIGNFIVRTP from the coding sequence ATGCAAAACCCAACGCCCAAAAGCGCGAGGACCCGGCGCAACCAGCAATCCGGCTTCACGCTACTGGAAATGATGGTGGTGCTCCTGATCGTGGGCATGCTCATCGCCGTCGTCACGCTGATGCCGTCGAGAAACCGCCGCACCGATCTCACCGAAGAAGCGCAGCGCCTCGCCAGCCTGCTCGAGTCGGCCGGCGACGAAGCCCAGGTCCGCTCGGCGCCGGTCTCCTGGCAACCGATGGGCGGCGGTTACCGTTTCGCCCAGCGCGCCGAAGACGGCAAATGGCAACCGATGACCGACGACCTTTTCAAACCGCATCGCTGGGGCGCCGAAGTAACGGCCGTATCGATCCGCTACACGGACGGCGCGGCAGTCTCACGCGTAGTACTCGGCACGGAGAGCATGGAAGTGCCGGTCACGATCGCATTGTCGTCGGGCACAACGCGGGTGCTTGTAGTCGGCACAGGCATCGGTAATTTCATCGTACGAACGCCATAA
- the gspF gene encoding type II secretion system inner membrane protein GspF — protein MSAFRYEAVNPTGKMLRGVLEADSARAGRGQLRAQGLTPIVVELAASRLHGERSQRLALGKKLSQREQAIVTRQLASLLIAGLPLDEALSVLSDQAERDYIRELMASIRAEVVGGHSFANALAQHPRDFPDIYRALVAAGEHTGKLGLVLSRLADYIEQSNALRQKILLAFTYPAVVTMIAFGIVTFLLSYVVPQVANVFTSTKQQLPLLTVMMLALSGFVRHWWWAALAGAAMTAWMVRKILSQPRPRLVFDQWLLTAPLAGKIVRGYNTVRFASTLGILTAAGVPILRALQAAGETLSNRAMSGNIDDAIVRVREGTSLSRALGHTKTFPPVLVHLIRSGEATGDVTTMLDRASDGESRELERRTMFLTSLLEPLLILAMGGVVLVIVLAVMMPIIELNSMVQ, from the coding sequence ATGTCGGCGTTTCGCTACGAAGCAGTCAACCCCACGGGCAAGATGCTAAGAGGCGTGCTCGAGGCCGACAGCGCGCGCGCTGGTCGCGGCCAGTTGCGCGCGCAAGGATTGACACCGATCGTCGTCGAGCTAGCTGCATCGCGCCTGCACGGCGAGCGCAGCCAGCGTCTGGCGCTCGGCAAGAAACTCTCGCAGCGTGAACAGGCCATCGTCACGCGACAACTGGCAAGCCTGCTAATCGCAGGTCTACCGCTAGACGAAGCGCTTTCAGTGCTGAGCGACCAGGCGGAACGCGACTATATCCGCGAGCTGATGGCCTCGATTCGAGCGGAAGTAGTAGGCGGCCATTCGTTCGCGAACGCACTGGCGCAACATCCACGCGATTTCCCCGACATCTACCGTGCGCTCGTCGCAGCGGGCGAGCACACCGGCAAGCTCGGTCTCGTGCTGTCGCGACTCGCAGACTACATCGAACAGAGCAACGCACTGAGGCAGAAGATCCTGCTCGCGTTCACCTATCCCGCGGTCGTCACGATGATCGCGTTCGGCATTGTCACGTTCCTGCTCAGCTACGTGGTGCCGCAAGTCGCGAACGTGTTCACGAGCACGAAGCAGCAGTTACCGCTCCTCACAGTGATGATGCTTGCGCTGTCGGGTTTCGTGCGGCACTGGTGGTGGGCGGCGCTCGCAGGTGCCGCGATGACAGCATGGATGGTGCGCAAGATACTGTCACAACCACGCCCGCGGCTAGTATTCGACCAGTGGCTGCTCACCGCACCACTCGCGGGCAAAATCGTCCGCGGCTACAACACGGTGCGCTTCGCAAGCACACTCGGCATCCTGACCGCAGCCGGCGTACCGATCCTGCGCGCGTTGCAAGCCGCAGGCGAAACGCTAAGCAACCGCGCAATGAGCGGCAACATCGACGATGCAATCGTGCGAGTTCGCGAAGGCACGTCGCTCTCTCGCGCACTCGGCCATACGAAAACGTTTCCGCCAGTACTCGTACACCTGATCCGCTCAGGCGAAGCAACCGGCGACGTAACAACGATGCTCGACCGCGCCTCCGACGGCGAATCACGCGAACTCGAACGCCGCACGATGTTCCTCACGAGCCTGCTAGAGCCGCTACTCATCCTCGCAATGGGCGGCGTAGTTCTCGTGATCGTGCTCGCAGTGATGATGCCGATCATCGAACTCAACAGCATGGTCCAGTGA
- a CDS encoding substrate-binding domain-containing protein codes for MKSSKRKICQVLALTISSIGASAAMAAGPNVQGGGSSLVAPTIGAIGKTGTEIGLFGTSEASFTYFSVGSGAGQNAFLSNAPSFFGTTVTGTVDFANSDAALTTAQVTNYNNSALGAADGPVIEIPYIVTAITIPVINAPAVTSTTTPQTTPGQTHSISLNDNDLCGIFSGKITNWDAVINPQTGSVYTTTPKSITVVYRADSSGTSELLTRHLHAVCTTANTATGVTFVDSLTFANTTAFPSGVPSNFVGATGSSGVRTALLTLQSSSGAPAAAAYLSPDYANTFLAPSSSTASPALAVASLFNSKNSTYYAPTAANATTALGSIAPPSTATAAADPTQWVPVSGTTYTSLANPASGYPVSGTSQIILSQCYKSSTVSKPIVDFLTDHYTSASFASIVHGNGFNTVPSNFQSAIVANFLSNTSGNSLDIGDSQLCGPVYSGR; via the coding sequence ATGAAATCCAGCAAGCGCAAGATCTGTCAGGTTCTGGCTCTTACTATCTCGAGTATTGGGGCGTCGGCGGCGATGGCTGCAGGTCCAAACGTGCAAGGTGGCGGTTCGTCGCTCGTTGCACCGACGATTGGCGCCATCGGCAAGACAGGCACCGAAATCGGCCTGTTCGGCACCAGCGAAGCGTCATTCACGTACTTCTCGGTCGGCTCCGGCGCCGGCCAGAACGCGTTCCTCAGCAATGCGCCGTCGTTCTTCGGTACAACCGTCACGGGTACGGTCGACTTCGCGAACAGCGATGCCGCACTTACGACGGCACAAGTCACGAACTATAACAACAGCGCTCTCGGCGCCGCCGACGGTCCGGTGATCGAGATTCCGTACATCGTCACGGCGATCACGATTCCGGTAATCAACGCGCCGGCTGTCACGAGTACGACCACGCCGCAAACGACGCCGGGCCAGACGCACAGCATTTCGCTGAATGACAATGACCTGTGCGGGATCTTCTCAGGCAAGATCACGAACTGGGACGCTGTCATCAACCCCCAAACCGGCTCTGTGTACACCACGACGCCCAAATCGATTACCGTCGTCTATCGGGCTGACAGCAGTGGCACGAGCGAACTCCTGACGCGCCATCTGCACGCGGTCTGCACGACGGCGAACACGGCCACTGGCGTCACGTTCGTCGATTCACTGACGTTCGCCAACACGACCGCGTTCCCGTCGGGCGTGCCGTCAAACTTCGTCGGTGCAACGGGTAGCAGCGGGGTCCGCACGGCTCTGCTCACGCTGCAAAGCTCGTCAGGCGCCCCAGCCGCTGCTGCCTACCTGAGCCCGGACTATGCGAACACGTTCCTCGCACCGTCAAGCTCGACTGCATCGCCAGCGCTTGCTGTGGCCAGCCTGTTTAACTCGAAGAACAGCACGTACTACGCGCCGACGGCGGCCAACGCGACGACCGCGCTGGGCTCGATCGCTCCGCCGTCCACCGCGACTGCCGCCGCTGATCCGACCCAGTGGGTACCGGTCTCTGGCACGACTTACACGAGCCTCGCCAACCCGGCATCTGGCTACCCGGTGTCGGGTACGAGCCAGATCATCCTCAGCCAGTGCTACAAGAGTTCGACCGTTTCGAAGCCTATTGTCGACTTCCTCACTGACCACTACACGAGCGCCAGCTTCGCGTCGATCGTGCATGGCAATGGCTTCAACACCGTTCCGTCGAACTTCCAGTCGGCAATCGTCGCGAACTTCCTGAGCAACACGAGCGGTAACTCGCTCGATATCGGTGATTCGCAACTCTGTGGTCCTGTGTACAGCGGCCGTTAA
- a CDS encoding substrate-binding domain-containing protein, protein MKSSKRKICQVLALAISSISASAAMAAGPLVQGGGSSLVAPTLGNISNTATEIGLFGTSEATFTYYSVGSGAGQNAFLSNAPSFFGTGVTGTVDFANSDAALTTAQVTNYNNSTLGTTDGPVIEIPYIVTAITIPVINAPAVTSTATPQTTPGQAHSISLNDNDLCGIFSGKIKDWNAVINPETGSAYSTTSKPITVVYRADSSGTSELLTRHLANTNVCNSTNTATGVTFVDSLTFANTTAFPSGVPSNFVGATGSGGVRTALLALQSSSGAPAAAAYLSPDYANTFLAPSSSTASPALAVASLFNSKNSTYYAPTAANATTALGSIAPPSTAAAAADPTQWVPVSGTAYASLANPASGYPVSGTSQIIVSQCYASSAVSKAVVDFLTDHYTSASFASIVQGNGFNTVPSNFQTAIVANFLSNTSGNSLDIGDSQLCGTANLYPGR, encoded by the coding sequence ATGAAATCCAGCAAGCGCAAGATCTGCCAGGTTCTGGCTCTCGCCATCTCGAGTATCAGCGCATCGGCCGCAATGGCTGCCGGCCCGCTCGTGCAAGGCGGCGGTTCGTCGCTCGTCGCACCGACTCTCGGCAACATCAGCAACACGGCAACTGAAATCGGCCTGTTCGGCACCAGCGAAGCAACGTTCACGTACTACTCGGTCGGCTCCGGCGCCGGTCAGAATGCATTCCTGAGCAACGCACCGTCGTTCTTCGGTACGGGTGTCACAGGCACGGTCGACTTCGCGAACAGCGATGCTGCGCTTACGACGGCACAGGTCACGAACTATAACAACAGCACTCTCGGCACCACCGATGGTCCGGTGATCGAGATTCCGTACATCGTCACGGCGATCACGATTCCGGTGATCAATGCGCCGGCTGTCACCAGCACGGCCACGCCGCAAACGACCCCGGGCCAGGCACACAGCATCTCGCTGAATGACAATGATCTGTGCGGTATCTTCTCGGGCAAGATCAAGGATTGGAATGCCGTCATCAATCCCGAAACCGGCTCTGCCTACAGCACGACTAGCAAGCCGATTACGGTGGTCTACCGCGCTGACAGCAGCGGCACGAGCGAACTCCTGACGCGCCATCTGGCAAATACAAACGTCTGCAACTCGACGAACACAGCCACCGGTGTCACGTTCGTCGATTCACTGACGTTCGCCAACACGACCGCATTCCCGTCGGGCGTGCCGTCAAACTTCGTGGGCGCAACGGGTAGTGGTGGTGTCCGCACGGCTCTGCTCGCGCTGCAAAGCTCGTCAGGTGCCCCGGCCGCTGCTGCCTACCTGAGCCCGGACTATGCGAACACGTTCCTCGCACCGTCGAGCTCGACTGCATCGCCGGCGCTTGCTGTAGCCAGCCTGTTTAACTCGAAGAACAGCACGTACTACGCGCCGACGGCGGCAAACGCGACGACTGCGCTTGGCTCGATCGCTCCGCCGTCGACCGCTGCTGCTGCTGCCGATCCGACCCAGTGGGTACCAGTCTCCGGCACGGCTTACGCGAGCCTCGCCAACCCGGCATCCGGCTACCCGGTTTCGGGTACGAGCCAGATCATCGTCAGCCAGTGCTACGCCAGCTCAGCTGTTTCGAAGGCCGTGGTCGACTTCCTGACCGACCACTACACGAGCGCCAGCTTTGCATCGATCGTGCAGGGCAACGGCTTCAACACCGTCCCGTCGAACTTCCAGACGGCAATCGTCGCGAACTTCCTGAGCAACACGAGCGGCAACTCGCTCGATATCGGCGACTCGCAACTCTGCGGTACTGCGAACCTCTACCCCGGCCGTTAA